The Fragaria vesca subsp. vesca linkage group LG2, FraVesHawaii_1.0, whole genome shotgun sequence genome includes a window with the following:
- the LOC101295384 gene encoding uncharacterized protein LOC101295384, translating into MAAAVAAAAVGVPTLLHRLVHHPPPRSFFLISSTAISKQPQLRRLLCHSLPSTKASLQQQQPTQQLDENAQMGLDSENGEEGETEAGKLDTNDAARMNLDPSTVLKRNRVDPVDLPTLTVREKKELASYANSLGKKLKSQLVGKSGVTPNVAAAFVENLESNELLKVKIHGTCPEELDDTVKELEAATGSVVVGRIGRTVILYRPSLTKLKAEEKKEQMRKIFLKRKQRYSRPTSMEFQKKGRPRMLVRDSRGRPKV; encoded by the exons ATGGCGGCAGCAGTAGCAGCAGCAGCTGTTGGAGTCCCAACCCTGCTCCACCGCCTCGTCCACCACCCACCACCCCGTTCCTTTTTCCTCATCTCCAGCACCGCCATATCCAAACAACCACAACTACGACGCCTCTTGTGCCACTCCCTACCTTCCACCAAAGCCTCTTTGCAACAACAACAACCAACCCAGCAACTTGATGAGAATGCCCAGATGGGTTTGGACTCTGAAAATGGTGAGGAAGGTGAGACTGAAGCTGGGAAACTGGATACTAACGACGCTGCACGAATGAACTTAGACCCTTCTACGGTTTTGAAGAGAAACCGGGTTGACCCGGTGGACCTTCCGACACTTACGGTGAGAGAAAAGAAGGAGTTGGCGTCGTATGCTAACAGCTTGGGGAAGAAGCTCAAGTCTCAGTTGGTGGGCAAGTCTGGTGTTACGCCCAACGTTGCTGCTGCTTTTGTTGAGAATCTTGAATCTAATGAGCTTCTTAAG GTTAAAATACACGGGACATGTCCAGAGGAGCTAGATGATACAGTGAAAGAACTGGAGGCAGCAACTGGTTCAGTTGTTGTTGGTCGGATTGGTAGAACAGTGATTCTTTACAGGCCAAGTCTCACCAAGCTGAAAGCAGAGGAGAAAAAAGAGCAGATGCGTAAGATTTTTTTAAAACGAAAGCAGAGATATTCAAGACCAACATCTATGGAATTTCAGAAAAAAGGAAGACCGAGGATGTTGGTGCGTGATAGTCGTGGAAGACCCAAGGTCTAG